The following are encoded together in the Pleurocapsa sp. FMAR1 genome:
- a CDS encoding DEAD/DEAH box helicase translates to MPRSPKLKFDRGTLILHPPPKGKAWLDYATWDDRVEKFRIPAIYYRPLVEALQADDKNIIDDAKEFYNLELKAVSQFEPYPHQAEALQAWKQAKRQGVVVLPTAAGKTYLAQLAMEATPRTTLIVVPTLDLMHQWYAQIEAAFPQAEIGLLGGGSRDRTPILIATYHSAAIHAETLGNRYALQIFDECHHLPTDFFKVIAEYAIAPYRLGLTATPERSDGTHRHLDTLIGKIVYRKTPEELSGGALAEHKIVQMRVKLLAVEQEKYEKAIATRSKFLRQSNISLGSLEGWQLFVQASARSPEGRKAMLAHREAKEIALGTDAKLRILIDLIQKHHAERILIFTNDNATVYRISQQFLIPAITYQTAVKERHEILTRFKAGEYKTLVASHVLNEGVDVPDARIAIILSGTGSTREYIQRLGRVLRKGNTSNKQAILYEVVTENTSEERTSQRRRGEQDDDRPRQLKLITTPKPKVKKRQLKAAEESKQWNTEEE, encoded by the coding sequence ATGCCTCGATCGCCTAAATTAAAATTTGATCGTGGAACTTTAATTCTCCATCCTCCACCCAAGGGAAAAGCCTGGTTAGACTATGCAACCTGGGACGATCGCGTTGAAAAGTTTCGCATACCTGCAATTTATTATCGTCCTTTGGTTGAAGCACTTCAAGCAGACGATAAAAACATTATTGATGATGCTAAAGAATTTTATAACCTAGAGTTAAAAGCTGTATCGCAGTTTGAACCCTATCCCCATCAAGCAGAAGCACTACAGGCTTGGAAACAAGCCAAAAGACAGGGAGTAGTAGTTTTACCCACCGCAGCAGGAAAAACTTATCTAGCACAGCTAGCAATGGAAGCTACCCCCCGCACAACCCTAATTGTGGTGCCGACTTTAGATTTGATGCACCAGTGGTATGCTCAAATTGAAGCCGCTTTTCCCCAGGCGGAAATAGGCTTATTAGGTGGTGGTTCGCGCGATCGCACTCCTATTCTGATTGCCACCTACCACAGCGCAGCTATACACGCCGAAACCCTGGGAAATCGCTATGCACTCCAGATCTTCGATGAGTGCCACCATTTACCTACAGACTTTTTTAAAGTAATTGCCGAATACGCGATCGCACCCTATCGTTTGGGCTTAACTGCAACTCCCGAACGTAGCGACGGTACACACCGCCATTTAGATACCTTAATTGGCAAAATAGTCTATCGTAAAACCCCTGAAGAACTCTCTGGCGGTGCTTTAGCCGAACATAAAATAGTACAGATGAGAGTCAAGCTGTTGGCTGTAGAACAGGAGAAATATGAGAAAGCGATCGCCACTAGAAGCAAGTTCCTACGTCAGTCTAATATATCTTTAGGTAGCCTTGAAGGATGGCAGCTATTTGTTCAAGCCAGCGCGCGATCGCCCGAGGGTAGAAAAGCCATGTTAGCGCACCGTGAAGCTAAAGAGATCGCCTTGGGTACAGATGCCAAACTCCGTATCTTGATCGATCTGATCCAAAAACATCATGCCGAACGCATTTTAATCTTTACCAACGACAACGCTACGGTTTATCGTATCTCCCAACAGTTTCTGATCCCTGCCATCACCTATCAAACCGCAGTCAAAGAGCGTCATGAGATACTAACCAGATTTAAAGCAGGTGAATATAAAACCTTAGTCGCCTCTCATGTACTTAACGAGGGTGTAGATGTTCCCGATGCCAGAATAGCTATTATCCTTTCGGGTACAGGCTCAACTAGAGAATATATCCAAAGGTTGGGTAGAGTGCTGAGAAAAGGCAACACCAGCAACAAACAGGCAATTCTCTACGAAGTTGTTACCGAAAACACCAGCGAAGAAAGAACCTCCCAACGTCGTCGGGGGGAACAAGACGACGACCGACCTAGACAGCTAAAGCTAATTACAACTCCCAAACCTAAAGTTAAAAAACGGCAGCTTAAAGCAGCCGAGGAATCTAAGCAATGGAATACTGAAGAAGAATAA